In a single window of the Bacillus carboniphilus genome:
- the hprK gene encoding HPr(Ser) kinase/phosphatase: protein MAKVRTKDIMEKLGLELVSGEEGINRPIMTSDLNRPGLEMAGYFEYYPSERIQLLGKTELTFFNKLSTSEKRERMDRLCTDITPAIIVSRDLEVPEELIEASNRESVPLLTSTMKTTRLSSRLTNYLESKLAPSTAMHGVLVDVYGVGVLITGKSGVGKSETALELVKRGHRLVADDCVEIRQEDENTLVGNAPDLIEHLLEIRGLGIINVMTLFGAGAVRNYKRITIVMNLELWDPKKQYDRLGLDEEKIKIIDTELPRLTIPVRPGRNLSVIIEVAAMNFRLKRMGVNAAEQFTNRLSDVIEDSDHDFS from the coding sequence TTGGCAAAAGTTCGTACTAAAGACATCATGGAAAAATTAGGCCTTGAGTTGGTGAGTGGGGAAGAAGGAATCAATCGCCCCATTATGACAAGTGACTTAAACCGCCCCGGACTTGAAATGGCCGGTTACTTTGAGTACTATCCATCCGAGAGAATTCAATTGTTAGGTAAAACTGAACTCACTTTTTTTAATAAACTTTCGACAAGTGAAAAAAGAGAAAGAATGGATCGGCTTTGTACTGACATTACGCCAGCGATTATTGTTTCTAGAGATCTAGAGGTTCCAGAAGAGCTGATAGAAGCATCCAATCGAGAATCTGTACCTCTATTGACATCAACGATGAAAACAACTAGGCTTTCGAGTCGACTTACTAATTACTTAGAGAGTAAGTTGGCACCATCTACTGCTATGCATGGTGTTCTTGTAGATGTGTATGGAGTTGGTGTGCTTATTACTGGTAAAAGTGGAGTGGGTAAGAGTGAGACCGCACTTGAACTAGTGAAGAGAGGTCACCGATTAGTGGCAGATGACTGTGTGGAAATTAGACAGGAAGATGAGAATACATTAGTCGGGAATGCACCAGACTTAATCGAGCATCTTCTTGAAATTAGAGGTTTAGGTATCATCAATGTCATGACATTGTTTGGAGCGGGAGCTGTTCGAAACTATAAACGAATTACAATTGTCATGAACTTAGAACTTTGGGATCCGAAGAAACAATATGATCGCCTCGGTCTCGATGAAGAAAAAATCAAAATCATTGATACGGAACTCCCGAGACTCACAATTCCAGTACGCCCTGGACGAAATTTATCCGTTATCATTGAAGTGGCAGCAATG
- the nagA gene encoding N-acetylglucosamine-6-phosphate deacetylase, producing MVKTKEWFIINGHIYTGENQIPNGYIHIVDGKIAEMGPMESAPSHMENYFDAAGQRIVPGFIDVHIHGVGGADTMDATDEAYQTMASFLPQEGTTSFLATTATQSIEAIERALAGVAHYREENEQIGVAEMLGVHLEGPFLNPSKAGAQHPSFIQDPNIELFEKWRGLSDDCIKLVTLAPERENGYAFIEYLAQNGIIASIGHSDATYDEVKEAIAKGLSHATHLYNAMRPLHHRDPGVVGAALLHRELTAELIADGIHVHPMMLEHAIQSKGVDRIVLITDSMRAKCLKSGTYDLGGQEVFVEDNKATLGDGTLAGSVLRMKDAVKLISNETSFSLEDAIQFTSVNPAKELGIFNRKGSLAVGKDADVVVLDSQFDVQLTFCRGEVAYSRKGVKS from the coding sequence ATGGTTAAAACTAAAGAATGGTTCATTATAAACGGCCATATTTATACTGGAGAAAATCAGATTCCAAATGGGTATATTCACATTGTAGATGGGAAAATTGCTGAAATGGGACCGATGGAGTCCGCCCCTTCCCATATGGAAAACTACTTCGATGCTGCTGGACAGAGAATCGTTCCTGGATTCATCGATGTTCACATTCACGGAGTAGGTGGAGCAGACACGATGGACGCCACCGATGAAGCTTACCAAACGATGGCTTCCTTCCTCCCACAAGAGGGAACGACAAGCTTTTTAGCCACAACGGCCACCCAAAGTATTGAAGCCATTGAAAGGGCATTAGCCGGAGTAGCTCATTATCGAGAAGAAAATGAGCAAATAGGCGTTGCAGAGATGCTCGGTGTACACCTAGAAGGCCCGTTCTTAAACCCAAGTAAAGCCGGTGCACAGCATCCTTCTTTTATCCAAGACCCAAATATCGAACTGTTTGAAAAATGGAGAGGTTTATCAGATGACTGTATCAAACTTGTCACACTCGCTCCCGAGCGTGAAAACGGGTATGCGTTCATTGAATATTTAGCGCAAAATGGAATTATTGCTTCGATCGGACATTCAGACGCAACCTACGACGAAGTGAAAGAGGCCATAGCAAAAGGCTTAAGTCATGCTACTCACCTATATAATGCGATGAGACCATTACACCACCGAGATCCTGGTGTCGTAGGTGCAGCCCTTCTTCATCGCGAACTGACAGCGGAGTTAATCGCGGATGGTATTCACGTTCACCCAATGATGTTAGAACATGCGATTCAATCAAAGGGTGTAGACCGAATAGTTCTGATTACTGACTCAATGAGGGCAAAGTGCCTGAAAAGTGGAACCTACGATTTAGGTGGACAAGAAGTGTTTGTGGAAGACAATAAAGCTACTCTTGGAGATGGAACATTAGCCGGTAGTGTGCTTCGCATGAAAGACGCTGTAAAACTTATATCAAATGAAACCAGCTTCAGCTTAGAAGATGCGATTCAATTCACATCCGTTAACCCAGCTAAAGAGCTTGGAATTTTTAACCGTAAAGGTAGCCTAGCCGTTGGTAAGGACGCAGATGTCGTAGTCTTGGATTCACAATTTGATGTACAGCTGACTTTCTGTCGAGGGGAAGTGGCGTATAGCCGTAAGGGGGTTAAATCATGA
- the nagB gene encoding glucosamine-6-phosphate deaminase — MKLIACKDYKEMSKKAAKEILELVHSEKRCTLGLATGSTPEGVYKALVEDFNKGETSYKQVSSVNLDEYVGLTKDNPNSYHHYMKSNLFQHIDLPENQQLIPNGVANDLEVECREYEKTIAELGGVDLQLLGIGHNGHIGFNEPRTPFSSRTHVVDLAEKTRKANARFFSDITEVPAQAITMGIETIMESKKILLLISGKSKAEALSKLINGPIDESFPASILKNHPNVTIMADEEAMSLLEEEAVGRQHIL; from the coding sequence ATGAAACTAATTGCTTGTAAGGACTATAAAGAAATGAGCAAAAAGGCAGCTAAAGAAATCCTAGAATTAGTTCACAGTGAAAAACGCTGTACACTAGGATTAGCAACCGGTAGTACTCCAGAGGGTGTTTATAAAGCACTTGTTGAAGATTTTAACAAGGGGGAAACTTCATATAAACAAGTTTCTAGTGTAAACCTAGATGAATATGTAGGATTAACGAAAGACAACCCAAATAGCTATCATCATTACATGAAGTCAAACCTTTTCCAACATATTGACCTTCCAGAAAATCAACAGCTGATTCCGAATGGAGTAGCTAATGATTTGGAAGTAGAATGTAGAGAATATGAAAAAACGATTGCTGAACTCGGTGGAGTTGATTTACAGTTACTTGGAATTGGGCACAATGGCCATATTGGTTTTAATGAACCGAGGACTCCGTTTTCGAGTCGGACACATGTGGTTGATTTAGCAGAAAAAACAAGAAAAGCTAATGCACGCTTTTTCTCAGATATTACAGAGGTTCCCGCACAAGCCATTACAATGGGAATTGAAACCATCATGGAAAGCAAGAAAATTTTATTGCTGATCTCAGGAAAATCAAAAGCAGAGGCTCTTTCAAAACTAATAAATGGACCTATTGATGAATCTTTTCCCGCTTCCATCTTGAAAAACCATCCGAACGTTACTATCATGGCTGATGAGGAAGCGATGTCGTTGTTAGAAGAGGAAGCTGTGGGTAGACAGCATATTTTATAA
- a CDS encoding phage holin family protein yields MKWLIGILINAIIFIALAGYFTEGLHVESFMASVIASFILSILNIIVRPILVILTLPVTFFTLGFFLFVINAITLVLTDSLMGDAFEISSFGFAIIIAIIMSVANLVINKAVIEPMRKK; encoded by the coding sequence ATGAAGTGGCTAATTGGGATTTTAATCAACGCCATTATATTTATAGCTTTAGCAGGATATTTTACAGAAGGACTTCACGTGGAAAGCTTTATGGCCTCGGTGATTGCAAGCTTTATCCTGTCCATTCTGAATATCATAGTGAGACCGATCTTGGTGATTTTAACCTTGCCGGTGACCTTCTTTACACTAGGATTTTTCCTATTTGTCATCAATGCAATAACCCTGGTCCTGACCGATTCTTTGATGGGCGATGCGTTTGAAATAAGTAGCTTTGGCTTTGCGATTATTATTGCGATTATCATGTCTGTGGCTAACTTAGTTATAAACAAAGCGGTTATTGAACCGATGCGGAAAAAATAA
- a CDS encoding DUF4097 family beta strand repeat-containing protein has translation MKEERKRILKMVEKGTITVEEALTLIEKLEAEYKEKKGTSEHKEGPKVTILSKKDDPLFEEDEKVFEDSKQQYTNSQSFQQAKHKLLDFVDLAVKKIKEIDLDLQWAKGIEISHIFQHTDAEISEVEFDIPYGSLKLTPWEQKEVRIECQAKVYKVENQDEARDVFLKSSVFSVKDGKLRFVSQPKILKVDAHAYIPKQEYDLIWAKLFNGSFKSESLQSKKNIIKSVNGSIQIDGIRGENVDAESTNGKISLNNCSVENLEGESINGKLVASGEFKKVDLQCLNGSVNCDIHNLDVNTVRLKAGTGGINLALPKGIPAQGELKTNMGNVNVNLEADVHVEKSEVLQKQVTFQTEKTAEQKAYIFAESKTGSINISEVKARQEV, from the coding sequence ATGAAGGAAGAGAGAAAGCGTATTTTAAAAATGGTGGAAAAAGGGACTATCACAGTTGAGGAAGCATTGACATTGATAGAAAAGTTAGAAGCTGAATATAAAGAAAAGAAAGGCACAAGTGAACACAAAGAGGGACCTAAGGTTACGATTTTATCGAAAAAGGATGACCCATTGTTCGAAGAGGATGAAAAGGTATTTGAAGATTCGAAGCAGCAATATACCAATAGCCAATCGTTTCAACAGGCAAAACATAAGTTACTAGATTTTGTGGATTTAGCTGTGAAAAAGATTAAAGAAATTGATTTGGATCTTCAGTGGGCGAAGGGTATTGAGATTTCTCATATTTTTCAACATACAGATGCTGAGATTTCAGAAGTAGAATTCGATATTCCATACGGTTCATTGAAGCTTACTCCATGGGAACAGAAGGAAGTTCGTATTGAGTGCCAAGCTAAAGTGTATAAAGTCGAGAATCAAGATGAAGCAAGAGATGTCTTCTTGAAGAGTTCTGTTTTTTCTGTAAAGGATGGAAAATTACGCTTTGTATCACAGCCGAAGATTTTGAAGGTAGATGCACATGCCTATATTCCAAAGCAAGAATACGATCTTATTTGGGCTAAGCTTTTTAATGGCTCGTTTAAATCAGAGTCCCTACAATCTAAAAAGAACATTATAAAATCAGTTAATGGTTCAATCCAAATTGACGGAATTCGTGGGGAAAATGTAGATGCAGAGTCCACAAATGGAAAAATTAGCTTAAATAATTGTAGCGTAGAAAACTTAGAAGGTGAGTCAATTAACGGAAAGCTTGTGGCTTCAGGTGAGTTTAAGAAAGTTGACTTACAGTGCTTAAATGGAAGTGTAAACTGTGATATTCATAACCTGGATGTGAATACAGTACGATTAAAAGCAGGTACAGGCGGAATTAACCTAGCACTTCCAAAAGGAATTCCGGCACAAGGAGAATTAAAAACGAATATGGGAAATGTGAACGTTAACCTTGAGGCTGATGTTCATGTGGAAAAGAGCGAAGTATTGCAGAAACAAGTCACGTTCCAAACGGAGAAAACAGCTGAGCAGAAGGCATACATCTTTGCTGAGAGCAAAACAGGTTCCATCAACATTAGTGAAGTAAAAGCTAGACAAGAGGTATGA
- the uvrA gene encoding excinuclease ABC subunit UvrA, which produces MAKDQIIVKGARAHNLKNIDVTIPRDKLVVLTGLSGSGKSSLAFDTIYAEGQRRYVESLSAYARQFLGQMDKPDVDTIEGLSPAISIDQKTTSRNPRSTVGTVTEIYDYLRLLFARVGKPICPKHGVEITSQTIEQMVDRILKYPERTKLQILSPIVSGKKGMHVKVLEDIKKQGYVRVRIDGEIHDLGDDIELEKNKKHNIEVIVDRIVVKEGVEARLADSLESALKLGEGNVVVDVIGEEELLFSENHACPLCGFSIGELEPRMFSFNSPFGACPECDGLGTKLEVDKDLVVPNWELTLNDHAIAPWEPTSSQFYPQLLQAVCQHYGIDMDMSVKDIPKHLMDKVLYGSDGEKIYFRYENDFGQVRENYIVFEGVIGNVERRYKETSSDYIREQMEQYMAQHACPACKGYRLKEETLAVKVQDIHIGEVTIMSVTEAHKFFSELSLSEKDMKIANLILREIKERLGFLNNVGLDYLTLHRAAGTLSGGEAQRIRLATQIGSRLTGVLYILDEPSIGLHQRDNDRLIQTLQNMRDIGNTLIVVEHDEDTMLAADYLIDVGPGAGVHGGQIVSAGTPEEVMKDENSLTGQYLSGKKFIPLPEKRREPDGRFLEVVGANENNLKNVNAKFPLGTFTVVTGVSGSGKSTLINEILYKALAQKLYTRSKVKPGAHKQVKGIEHLEKIIDIDQSPIGRTPRSNPATYTGVFDDVRDVFASTNEAKVRGYKKGRFSFNVKGGRCEACRGNGIIKIEMHFLPDVYVPCEVCHGKRYNRETLEVKYKGKTISDVLDMTIEDGIEFFENIPKIHRKLQTIADVGLGYMRLGQPATTLSGGEAQRVKLASELHRRSTGRSLYILDEPTTGLHVDDIARLLDVLQRLVDNGDTVLVIEHNLDIIKATDYIVDLGPEGGDKGGTIVAVGTPEDVAASDKSHTGRYLKPILERDRDRMKKMIEESEVYS; this is translated from the coding sequence ATGGCGAAGGATCAAATTATCGTCAAAGGGGCTAGAGCCCATAATTTAAAGAATATAGATGTAACCATACCAAGAGATAAATTAGTCGTGCTAACAGGACTTTCTGGTTCCGGGAAGTCCTCGTTAGCGTTTGATACGATTTACGCAGAAGGGCAACGTCGATACGTTGAGTCACTTTCTGCTTATGCCCGCCAATTTTTAGGACAAATGGACAAACCAGATGTGGATACGATTGAGGGACTATCCCCAGCTATTTCAATTGACCAGAAAACAACCAGTCGAAACCCGCGTTCGACGGTTGGAACGGTTACGGAAATCTATGATTATCTACGTCTTCTTTTTGCGCGAGTTGGTAAACCAATTTGTCCAAAACACGGAGTTGAAATTACTTCCCAAACGATTGAACAAATGGTGGACCGTATTTTAAAGTATCCTGAGAGAACGAAGCTACAAATTCTTTCCCCAATTGTTTCTGGTAAAAAGGGTATGCACGTAAAGGTACTAGAAGATATCAAGAAGCAAGGGTACGTAAGGGTTCGAATCGATGGTGAGATTCATGACCTTGGGGATGACATTGAGTTAGAAAAAAATAAAAAACATAACATCGAAGTCATTGTGGACCGTATTGTGGTTAAAGAAGGGGTAGAAGCACGTCTTGCTGACTCACTTGAATCGGCTTTAAAACTAGGTGAAGGCAATGTGGTTGTGGATGTCATTGGGGAAGAAGAGCTCCTATTTAGTGAAAACCATGCTTGTCCACTCTGTGGATTTTCCATTGGTGAGCTAGAACCTAGAATGTTCTCTTTCAATAGTCCATTTGGTGCTTGCCCAGAGTGTGACGGATTGGGAACCAAGCTTGAGGTCGATAAGGATTTGGTGGTTCCAAACTGGGAACTCACTTTGAATGATCACGCGATTGCACCTTGGGAACCAACTAGTTCACAATTTTATCCACAGCTTCTACAGGCCGTATGCCAACACTACGGAATTGACATGGATATGTCAGTAAAAGATATTCCAAAACATTTAATGGATAAAGTTTTATACGGATCGGATGGCGAAAAAATCTATTTCCGTTATGAAAATGATTTTGGACAAGTCCGTGAAAACTACATTGTATTTGAAGGCGTCATCGGAAATGTGGAAAGACGCTACAAAGAAACAAGTTCGGACTATATCCGTGAGCAAATGGAACAGTATATGGCACAACATGCTTGTCCAGCTTGTAAAGGATATCGATTAAAAGAAGAGACGTTAGCAGTAAAAGTACAAGATATTCATATTGGTGAAGTGACGATTATGTCAGTCACAGAAGCCCACAAATTCTTTAGTGAGCTGAGTTTATCTGAAAAAGATATGAAGATTGCTAATCTTATTTTACGAGAAATTAAAGAAAGATTAGGGTTCCTCAATAATGTGGGATTAGATTACTTAACGCTTCACCGTGCAGCTGGTACTTTATCTGGCGGGGAAGCTCAACGTATTCGCTTAGCGACTCAAATTGGTTCGAGATTAACAGGTGTCCTCTATATTTTGGATGAGCCTTCGATTGGTCTTCATCAACGAGACAATGACCGGTTAATCCAAACTCTGCAAAACATGCGAGACATTGGAAATACGCTTATTGTGGTTGAGCACGATGAGGATACCATGCTTGCAGCGGATTACTTGATTGACGTTGGTCCAGGAGCCGGTGTTCACGGTGGCCAAATTGTCTCTGCGGGTACTCCTGAAGAGGTTATGAAAGATGAGAATTCTTTGACAGGACAGTACCTTTCAGGGAAAAAGTTCATCCCGTTACCAGAAAAGCGAAGAGAACCGGATGGCCGCTTTTTAGAAGTAGTTGGGGCAAATGAGAACAATTTAAAGAATGTAAATGCTAAGTTTCCTCTCGGTACATTTACGGTTGTAACAGGGGTTTCCGGATCAGGTAAAAGTACGCTTATTAACGAAATTCTCTATAAAGCATTGGCTCAAAAACTTTACACTCGTTCAAAGGTAAAACCAGGTGCACATAAACAGGTGAAAGGGATTGAACACTTAGAGAAAATCATTGATATTGACCAATCCCCAATCGGAAGAACACCAAGGTCTAATCCAGCAACGTATACAGGTGTTTTTGATGATGTTCGTGATGTCTTTGCTTCAACCAATGAGGCGAAAGTGAGAGGTTATAAAAAGGGGCGCTTTAGTTTTAACGTGAAGGGCGGAAGATGTGAAGCTTGCCGTGGAAACGGTATTATCAAGATTGAAATGCACTTCCTACCTGATGTTTACGTTCCTTGTGAAGTCTGTCATGGGAAACGCTACAACCGTGAAACGTTAGAAGTAAAATATAAAGGAAAAACGATTTCAGATGTTCTCGATATGACGATTGAAGATGGAATTGAGTTTTTCGAAAACATTCCAAAGATTCATCGTAAGCTTCAAACGATTGCAGATGTGGGCTTGGGTTATATGCGTCTAGGCCAGCCAGCTACTACATTATCTGGAGGAGAAGCCCAAAGGGTGAAGCTTGCTTCTGAATTGCATCGCCGCTCGACAGGTCGTTCACTCTATATCTTGGATGAACCAACGACAGGGCTTCATGTGGATGACATTGCCCGTCTGTTAGATGTATTACAACGCTTAGTCGATAATGGCGATACTGTTTTAGTGATAGAGCATAACCTTGATATTATTAAAGCAACTGACTATATTGTTGATCTTGGTCCTGAAGGTGGGGATAAAGGTGGAACAATTGTAGCAGTTGGAACACCTGAAGACGTAGCGGCCAGTGACAAGTCACATACAGGTCGTTACTTAAAGCCAATCCTAGAACGTGATCGAGACAGAATGAAAAAAATGATTGAGGAATCCGAAGTGTATTCTTGA
- the uvrB gene encoding excinuclease ABC subunit UvrB encodes MKDQFELVSKYQPQGDQPEAIKKLVEGIRQGKTHQTLLGATGTGKTFTVSNVIKEINKPTLVIAHNKTLAGQLYSEFKEFFPNNAVEYFVSYYDYYQPEAYVPQTDTFIEKDASINDEIDKLRHSATSALFERKDVIVIASVSCIYGLGSPEEYSELVLSLRLGMEIERNQLLRKLVDIQYDRNDIDFKRGTFRVRGDVVEIFPASKDEHCIRVEFFGDEIDRIREVDALTGEVLGDRDHVAIFPASHFVTREEKMRIAIENIEKELEEQLEHMRSENKLLEAQRLEQRTKYDLEMMREMGFCSGIENYSRHLTLRPPGSTPYTLLDYFPDDFLLVIDESHVTLPQVRGMFNGDQARKKVLVDHGFRLPSAMDNRPLRFEEFEKRVHQAIYVSATPGPYEQEHSPEMIEQIIRPTGLLDPTIDVRPIEGQIDDLISEIQERVKKNERVLVTTLTKKMSEDLTRYLKEIGIKVNYLHSEVKTLERIEIIRELRLGVYDVLVGINLLREGLDIPEVSLVTILDADKEGFLRSERSLIQTIGRAARNANGHVIMYADKVTDSMKVAIEETKRRRSIQEEYNEKHGITPQTIKKEIRDVIRATYAAEDPAEYKETPAKPKLITKAEREKVIANMEKEMKEAAKALNFERAAELRDLLLELKAEG; translated from the coding sequence ATGAAGGACCAATTTGAGCTCGTCTCTAAGTATCAACCCCAAGGAGACCAGCCTGAAGCGATAAAAAAATTAGTGGAAGGCATCCGTCAAGGAAAGACTCACCAAACCTTACTTGGTGCAACAGGGACCGGTAAAACGTTTACTGTTTCCAATGTCATTAAGGAAATAAACAAGCCAACACTTGTGATTGCTCACAATAAAACGTTGGCTGGTCAGTTGTACAGTGAGTTTAAAGAGTTTTTCCCGAATAATGCCGTTGAATACTTTGTCAGCTACTATGATTACTACCAACCAGAAGCGTATGTCCCACAAACGGACACCTTTATAGAAAAAGATGCAAGTATTAACGATGAAATCGATAAACTGCGACATTCCGCGACATCTGCCTTATTTGAGCGCAAAGATGTCATTGTTATCGCGAGTGTTTCGTGTATTTACGGTTTAGGTTCTCCTGAAGAATATAGTGAACTTGTATTATCACTTCGACTAGGGATGGAGATTGAACGGAATCAATTACTTCGTAAACTCGTAGATATACAGTACGATCGAAATGATATCGACTTTAAGCGTGGAACCTTCCGGGTGCGTGGAGATGTTGTAGAAATTTTCCCAGCTTCTAAAGATGAACATTGTATCCGCGTAGAATTTTTCGGTGATGAGATTGATCGAATTCGTGAAGTGGATGCGTTAACTGGAGAAGTATTAGGTGACCGCGATCATGTTGCGATCTTCCCAGCATCCCACTTCGTAACTCGCGAAGAGAAGATGAGAATTGCCATTGAAAATATCGAAAAAGAGCTTGAAGAACAGCTTGAGCATATGCGCTCAGAAAACAAGCTTTTAGAGGCACAGCGATTAGAACAAAGAACAAAATATGATCTTGAGATGATGCGTGAAATGGGATTCTGTTCAGGAATTGAAAACTATTCGCGTCATTTAACGTTACGACCACCAGGGTCTACGCCTTATACTTTATTAGACTACTTCCCTGACGATTTTCTTTTAGTCATTGATGAGTCGCACGTGACGCTTCCTCAGGTTAGAGGCATGTTTAATGGGGACCAGGCGAGGAAAAAAGTACTGGTAGACCACGGATTCCGTTTGCCTTCAGCTATGGATAACCGACCTCTTCGTTTTGAGGAGTTTGAAAAGAGAGTTCACCAAGCAATCTATGTTTCCGCAACACCAGGTCCTTATGAGCAAGAACATAGTCCAGAAATGATTGAGCAAATTATTCGTCCAACGGGTCTCCTAGATCCTACAATAGATGTACGTCCAATCGAAGGTCAAATTGATGATTTAATTAGTGAGATCCAAGAGCGCGTGAAGAAGAATGAAAGAGTGCTTGTCACCACTTTGACCAAAAAAATGTCAGAGGATCTTACGCGTTATCTAAAAGAAATCGGAATAAAGGTCAATTACCTACATTCTGAAGTAAAAACATTAGAAAGAATTGAGATCATTAGGGAGTTGAGACTTGGCGTCTATGACGTTCTTGTTGGAATCAACCTTCTAAGAGAAGGTTTGGATATACCAGAAGTGTCTCTGGTGACCATTTTAGATGCCGACAAAGAAGGCTTCTTACGTTCAGAGCGTTCTCTAATTCAAACGATTGGTCGCGCAGCACGTAATGCGAACGGTCACGTCATTATGTATGCAGATAAAGTTACGGATTCAATGAAAGTCGCAATTGAAGAGACAAAGCGGAGACGTTCCATTCAAGAAGAATATAATGAAAAACACGGAATTACTCCTCAAACGATTAAAAAAGAAATCCGCGATGTCATTCGTGCAACATATGCTGCAGAAGATCCTGCAGAATACAAAGAAACACCTGCAAAGCCAAAGTTAATAACGAAGGCAGAGCGAGAAAAAGTAATAGCCAACATGGAAAAAGAAATGAAAGAAGCTGCAAAAGCCCTCAACTTCGAGAGAGCTGCAGAGCTTCGTGATTTATTACTAGAGCTGAAAGCGGAAGGATGA
- a CDS encoding CsbA family protein: MIDKVIAAIFLPALLVILFARVTYSSVVALIITVALITASAYKGFTHTWYVNIIDAMSLTFGFWYSRRMLRNLKTKSKEESG, encoded by the coding sequence ATGATTGATAAAGTCATTGCTGCTATATTTTTGCCTGCACTATTAGTCATTCTTTTCGCAAGAGTAACGTACAGTTCGGTTGTTGCGCTCATTATAACGGTTGCTTTAATTACGGCATCGGCTTACAAAGGATTTACACACACATGGTATGTGAACATTATTGATGCCATGTCATTGACGTTTGGCTTTTGGTATTCAAGAAGAATGTTGCGGAATCTAAAAACAAAATCTAAAGAAGAATCTGGGTAG
- a CDS encoding cupredoxin domain-containing protein, with protein MQFIVVKKKNIVTWLALFVVVLIGGFLYFMSTESEPAFGFLQDSKSEDVRDIHMITAEFTMTMENGKTMDAYRWDPGSIFIEKGEKVNLKIYGINGSEHPFYIEGTDIRGTVKKGEETVVPLQFDKEGVYKIVCTIHQGEHHQAPMIGYIYVD; from the coding sequence ATGCAGTTTATTGTGGTGAAAAAGAAGAATATAGTCACATGGCTAGCGCTCTTTGTTGTTGTTTTAATTGGAGGGTTCCTGTATTTTATGAGTACAGAGAGTGAGCCAGCGTTTGGTTTTTTGCAGGATTCCAAGTCGGAGGATGTTCGAGATATTCACATGATTACCGCTGAGTTTACGATGACGATGGAGAATGGAAAGACCATGGATGCGTATCGTTGGGATCCTGGTTCTATCTTTATTGAAAAAGGGGAAAAGGTGAACCTGAAGATTTATGGAATTAACGGGTCTGAACATCCATTTTATATTGAGGGTACCGATATAAGAGGGACTGTCAAGAAAGGTGAGGAAACAGTAGTACCTCTCCAATTTGATAAAGAAGGCGTTTATAAAATCGTCTGTACCATTCATCAAGGTGAGCACCATCAAGCTCCGATGATTGGATATATTTATGTAGACTAA
- a CDS encoding spore coat protein — translation MKIKAIDLGLMSEHLTVHKGVLKKIKLYQSLVKHEELKRLFQLQYEIMKSHVVVMLQLIDPHYTGEVMLPNIDSFRQSMAGWTNWELEPSIHDRDIATEMVNTTKNMANTNFMSALMMETKKVKQIHFEMALQQVEIEFMYKDIMEKMGWSFAPDASEKEQMKTLQYFKDLYHIKA, via the coding sequence GTGAAAATTAAAGCTATTGATTTAGGGTTAATGTCTGAACATTTAACCGTTCATAAAGGCGTTCTTAAGAAAATAAAGCTGTATCAATCTTTAGTAAAACACGAAGAGTTGAAGAGATTATTCCAGCTTCAATATGAAATAATGAAAAGCCATGTAGTTGTGATGCTTCAGCTAATTGATCCCCATTATACGGGAGAAGTTATGCTGCCTAATATAGATTCTTTTAGGCAAAGTATGGCTGGCTGGACAAATTGGGAGCTCGAACCTTCTATTCATGACCGTGATATCGCAACAGAAATGGTGAACACAACCAAGAATATGGCAAACACAAACTTTATGTCAGCTCTAATGATGGAAACGAAAAAAGTCAAACAAATCCATTTTGAAATGGCCCTGCAACAAGTAGAGATTGAATTTATGTATAAGGATATAATGGAAAAAATGGGTTGGAGTTTTGCGCCGGATGCTTCTGAAAAAGAGCAAATGAAAACACTTCAATACTTTAAGGATTTATACCATATCAAAGCGTAA